AAGTCATGTTGTCTAGCGACTAGGCTCTACTTTTATCACGTGACTTCCGTTAAGTTTATCACCATGAAACATTAAATAAATTGGATTGAGGAGGCCTGTCATCAAAGTAAGAACTTTACTTTACACTCCAATTTAGATATATGTTTCATATACTCCACACTCTAGTCACGAATGGAGATTGTTATTGTGGTAGTCTAGTCTCTTAATAATCAATACAATACTAAGATTCAATACGGGACTTTAGATCTGAATTTTAAGAAGCCCACTGTCAATAGTTATTACGTGTGCTTCAAAGTCAACTTAGAACAATTAGCAAATCATATTCCGAACCATCTATACCCATGAGTCTAAACACcccttttttaaaaattccTAGTGGAATCTTCCAGGATTGGAAATTGCAGTTGACAATAAATATAACTGTATTTGAAAATCCTTACCAGTATTCGGGCGTTCGTACGTGGCGTAGACATTTCGGCAAACGTGACAAGATTCACAAGAAGATTGATCAAGGTATGTGTTATTGGTCCATTTTAGTGTTGCGAGTCAATTTTTCGTATTCCATGGTCAGTCAAATGAAACTAACTGTGTATAGAAACAGGAGATTCTGGTCTTTCACAATTAAGTTATGATATCATTGCCTCTACTAGATGCATTCAATAAACGATGGAAATTTAAACTGATCGATGTAgaattttgatgttttgatgAAAGTTAATGCAATTTCATAATTCActgaatgtcattttaaaacatacaaagaatGATGAATGCAGACTGTGCGATGTAAACTGATGATGAAATAACGTCCTCCCCGAAACTGTGAATTTACTCATCTTTCAAGTCAACTTTGCAACCTGAGAAATATTTAATTGTGTATATCCATGTAAGTATAGAATTGCAATACCTAGATATCATTGTTCCTCTCATGATCTGAATATTGAGAGAGACCGACATCAAACCATTCCAGAAGACTTACGTTATTGTAACTTCTTTAGCTTAGACACTGTTTCCGTTATTGATAACGAGTATCATTTCTTAGCAGTCTATCCTCAGAGTCGTTACGAGGAACTGAAAAGGAAACTCCTCCCAAGAGGAGAAACTCCCTTTTTATGATAATTTTATATCAGTGATAAACTctcaaaatgtcacaaaagtTTCAAATGTAGTGTTTCCATTCTATTTTCTTGCTTTTGTTTACTTTATGTTGTATAAACTCTTTTAGCCTGTGACTTCATTGGTAAATATGCTTACTTACACATCATGTCATTTTGTAGATACATTTAATACAgcatatttgatttcaaatatacTACAGACTAAATTCTAAAACAACTATCGGATGACGGGACTGAGAAATATAATCGTTGATATTCGTTATGTGAAGTATACATGAGGAACGAAGGTTTCAGAATAATGCACGTGATGCACGAATAATGCACGTGATGAACGAATAATGCTCATGCAGCTGATTAACTAAATTGAAAtgcaatttttatttgataGTGAACAATTTAGACCTTAAAATTCATTTCAGACGGTTGCCCTTTAAGGCCTAGAGTTAATTCAGGGAAAGAGAAAGCAATAGGTGAAACCAACCGAACTCAACACATTCCACAGTCGTTTTACTTGTCTATTCACCTCACCCCATCttgttacttttattttgatatatttgttaccatagtaacctCATGGCTATCATATCAGACATCTCAAACTGATTATATTATGGTATGTCTTTACGCCTgtttataaacaaaaacattaaaacgAAGCGTATTCTTCAAACGTCATTGGTTGTTACATAATAACGTAatctttttgtaaataaatggtTCATTGTGGAAAACTCCttcgtcatcaccaccaccatcaccaccaccaccaccaccactatcgttgttgttgttgttgttgttgttgttgttgttgttgctcttGTCGTCGTCTTCGCTGCCGTAATTGTCATCttagtcgtcgtcgtcgtcgtcgtcctcgtcgtcgtcgtcgtcgttgttgttgttgttgttgttgttgttgttgttgttgttgttgctgctgctgttttctgttgttgttgtcatcgtcGTTTATATCGTCATTGTCATCTTCGTTTTTTGTCGATTTAGCTGTTGTCGCCTTTGTTGTGGTTACTGCTGTTATTGTCATCATCGTCCCCCTTTGTTGTCGTTATCATTGTTGTCATTACTGTCATTGttattgtcgtcgtcgtcgtcgtcgtcgttgttgttgttgttgttgttgttgttgttgtccttGTCTTCGTCTCGTTGTCATCGACGTCGTTGTTGTCGTCATCgtcattgtcattgttgttgtcaCCGTACGGTCTTCGCCGCGACCGCAGTCTTTCCGTAGTTACTAACAGTGCTGTGGATACTCAACAGTCCATTCTTTCATTTTTCTCTGTTGAAAATTTACCATGTCTCTATTGTAATTTGTTGGTCTTTCTCTCTTGTTCTGTATCATTCGAAAGCCAGACTCAGTTTAAACATGAAGGTCTATCTTCAAGTTGGTATGTGGTTGGCTTTCATCGCTTTCATACACATAGCATTGGTAAGTGTTTCCAATTTTACTGTaataattttgaaactttttattaaaatcattatAATTTGTTATGTCTCCTATAAAAAGAGAATCACTATATTTCAATGATTACATGTTAAGTTGTAAGACGGTTTTAAAGACTGACGAAAACAATATTATTCGAGTTTACAGAAATCCATTCTTCAGTGTCTCCTTATATTAAATTCTAAAATGTGACCTGTATACCTGCAGTAGTCTCTCATTCCCTCTAAATTTTGTAACCAAATTCTTGATTATCTTTTTTCTTTCCAAATCTTATATTGCAGGTCAATGGAAACGAAAGTGAGTTGAGACTCTTTTAGTTTTGTACAATGATAATTCCAATTCCTAATAGTTGCAATTCTTTGCTATTTTACTGTAAATTTTTACCCGTTGAAAACTAAAACCAAATTTGTACCGGAAACGGTTTATCATCAATGATTCTCAATTGTTGTTGGTGGTACTGCGAAAACTCAcgtgatgtctgtatgtaaacaatacatataAACAGTCCGGACTTGTAATCCCCATTTGTCGACAAATAGTATATTCACTGTCTGTTGATAGGCTCTAGGTGaccatacataatataataGTCTTGGTCTGTGCTCCGAATTTAATGTTGTCGAACAAAAGCCGATGACTATTTCGAATCGTTTTTACGATTGTCTTGAGACTTGTTGGGGAAGAATCTTGTAGGGCAGGCTATTCATtgtattcattattttacatgGGGTCACCAGCAAACAATACAATACTCTGAAGGTGGACCCCCCCCCGGAAATTAAAGTGGACACTCCCTTACTCCAACCAGAGATACTAGTAGGAGTTATAAGGCTGTTAAAGTAAACCGTGGCGTAACGATTTAGTCTAAATATTTTACTTAGTAGATTGGCTCTATCTGCAACGTGTACTTTAAAGTAAACAGTATATAGTTATAGTTGTAGTCGACGTCCTTGTCGAAAATACTTACGTTTGCCATATCATTTTTGCCCCATGGGTCTACGAAGCTAACTGTACACTACATTGTATCACTTTGTTCACAAGCTTGTCACGTGACTACCGATTGATTAAGACATGCAATTTCTTGGACGTGGATTTTAAtactttgtttgtattttgtccTTGCATAGGCATTTGTCTAGACGGAGTCTCATTTGTATTAGTAAAAGAGAAAGTATCGTGGGAGAATGCTAAGGAAGACTGTCAATCACGTTTTGAGGGAAAACTTGCAGTTCTTGCAGACTTAAACCTGGATGGCCTCATGAAACAATATCTGAAAGCTAGTGATATTGCACAAATAACCAACGTTAAAGGAATATGGATCGGGTTCAACGATAGAAAAAAAGAAGGAGAGTTTGGATGGATCGATGGAACCCCGTGGAGTTACACAAACTGGCATTCAAGACCCAAGCAACCCAACAACAACCACAAAAGAGACGAGTGCCATGGACAAGATTGTGGACAACTATGGTACGTATGCATAATGCATGTGGTATACCAAAAAGATTACAGTAACAAGCCTTTGTCGTATAAACAATGAGAAGCATTATCTGTGGTTGACTATCAAACAGACATGATACATGTGCGAGAACGACCACTAGAGTTATAATCGGGCTTTCCTTCCTACCAGCACTTTTGTCGAAGTTAgacagacacccccccccccccccatgctcGATAGGGATGTCGGTGTCAGTATCTTCAAACCATATTTGCTGTTCTTCCAATCAGGAATTGCACTCAGGAGAAGCCTTAGTAGTTTGTCTTGCCAcaataatacatacaatacaataacatacaatacaataacatacaatacaatacaatacaatacaatacaacacaatacaatacaatacaataccataccataccataccataccataccataccataccataccataccatacaatacaatacaatacaatacaatacaatataatacaatacaatacaatacaatacaatacaatacattacattacattacattacaatacatctTTATTGTCCCAACGTGGGCAATTCTTTGTGTATTcctgaaaaaatatttaaagaaaGGTCACGATATACATCAAAATGCGTACAATAAATACAGTTCAAAAATCAGGAGACAATCATAAATAGATATGTAAAGcagatacattaaaataatggAGCGTTAACTTACTAATCATTCCCGACACGGTTCAGAAAGGACATTGCTTTTggaataaattataattaatatttaacTCTGTTGGGTTTTGTCTTTGGAACTCTATAGCACCGATGGGATGATAAGAATTCAAATTCTTGGTGAAGGGGGGGGGTCGAATTCTTTGTGAAGGGGGGTGCTGAttattgtatgctccccagggagttgaggaagtaatgGGACGTTGTGCCGCTATAAATCCGTGCCAAGGATAAacattgtaaagcactttgagcacagaatGGAAAGCACTATAAATAACATGATGataacaattattattattattgataagAATGACCTTGGCTTTGCTCAAAATTTGTTTTTCGTACAACTTGACAAGACTGGTGTCTATCTTTTTTAAATTCCGTAGGAAATATCCAAGAACTAACCCGAAATGGGAGTGGGATGATGATTATTGTTTCAGAAAAAAgtggtatatttgtcaattaCGTGAGTATAAACTTCCCTACCTATATTTGTCAATGACTTGAGTATAAACATTCCTacctatatttgtcaattacgTGAGTATAAACATGCCTacctatatttgtcaattacgTGAGTATAAACATTCCTacctatatttgtcaattacgTGAGTATAAACATTCCTacctatatttgtcaattacgTGAGTATAAACATGCCTacctatatttgtcaattacgTGAGTATAAATATTCCTacctatatttgtcaattacgTGAGTATAAACATGCCTACCTATTTTTGTCAATTACGTGAGTATAAACTTCCATacctatatttgtcaattacgTGAGTATAAACATTCCTacctatatttgtcaattacgTGAGTAGAAACTTCCCTACCCATATTTGTCAATTACGTGAGTATAAATATTCCTacctatatttgtcaattacgTGAGTATAAACATTCCTacctatatttgtcaattacgTGAGTATAAACATTCCTacctatatttgtcaattacgTGAGTATAAACATTCCTacctatatttgtcaattacgTGAGTATAAATATTCCTacctatatttgtcaattacgTGAGTATAAACATTCCTacctatatttgtcaattacgTGAGTAGAAACTTCCCTACCCATATTTGTCAATTACGTGAGTATAAATATTCCTacctatatttgtcaattacgTGAGTATAAACATTCCTacctatatttgtcaattacgTGAGTATAAATATTCCTacctatatttgtcaattacgTGAGTATAAACATTCCTacctatatttgtcaattacgTGAGTATAAACATGCCTacctatatttgtcaattacgTGAGTATAAACATGCCTacctatatttgtcaattacgTGAGTAGAAACTTCCCTACCCATATTTGTCAATTACGTGAGTATAAACATGCCTacctatatttgtcaattacgTGAGTATAAACATTCCTacctatatttgtcaattacgTGAGTAGAAACTTCCCTACCCATATTTGTCAATTACGTGAGTATAAACATGCCTACCCATATTTGTCAATTACGTGAGTATAAACATGCCTacctatatttgtcaattacgTGAGTATAAACATTCCTacctatatttgtcaattacgTGAGTAGAAACTTCCCTACCCATATTTGTCAATTACGTGAGTAGAAATATTCCTacctatatttgtcaattacgTGAGTATAAACATTCCTacctatatttgtcaattacgTGAGTATAAACATTCCTACCTATAGTTGTCAATTACGTGAGTATAAACATGCCTacctatatttgtcaattacgTGAGTAGAAACTTCCCTACCCATATTTGTCAATTACGTGAGTATAAACATTCCTacctatatttgtcaattacgTGAGTATAAACTTCCCTACCCATATTTGTCAATTACGTGAGTAGAAATATTCCTacctatatttgtcaattacgTGAGTATAAACATTCCTacctatatttgtcaattacgTGAGTATAAACATTCCTACCTATAGTTGTCAATTACGTGAGTATAAACATGCCTacctatatttgtcaattacgTGAGTATAAACATTCCTACCCATATTTGTCAATTACGTGAGTATAAACATTCCTacctatatttgtcaattacgTGAGTATAAACTTCCCTacctatatttgtcaattacgTGAGTATAAACTTCCCTACCCATATTTGTCAATTACGTGAGTATAAACATTCCTacctatatttgtcaattacgTGAGTATAAACATGCCTacctatatttgtcaattacgTGAGTATAAACATTCCTacctatatttgtcaattacgTGAGTATAAACTTCCCTacctatatttgtcaattacgTGAGTATAAACATGCCTacctatatttgtcaattacgTGAGTATAAACTTCCCTacctatatttgtcaattacgTGAGTATAAACATGCCTacctatatttgtcaattacgTGAGTATAAACATGCCTACCTATACTTGTCAATTACGTGAGTATAAACTTTCCTACCTCCCATGAATTTCAACTCAACGATATATATTGAACAACATTACAATCCTTATTAAGGGCCAACTTCGACTTCCACGGATTAGCAGACATCattttaaaatgactttttATTAGCACGGGTGATTCTACTTTTAATATCACATTTTACAACAAAGACTGACTTTATCTCGCTTTCtctttttatcagttttatttCACACCAATTGTCATTTGTATCACCAATGTGTCTACTTCTTCAGCTTAGctttatttttactaatttctACTCTTATGCCCAAAgcaaat
This portion of the Glandiceps talaboti chromosome 7, keGlaTala1.1, whole genome shotgun sequence genome encodes:
- the LOC144437784 gene encoding salivary C-type lectin 2-like isoform X1, which produces MSLNTPFLKIPSGIFQDWKLQLTINITVFENPYQYSGVRTWRRHFGKRDKIHKKIDQARLSLNMKVYLQVGMWLAFIAFIHIALVNGNESICLDGVSFVLVKEKVSWENAKEDCQSRFEGKLAVLADLNLDGLMKQYLKASDIAQITNVKGIWIGFNDRKKEGEFGWIDGTPWSYTNWHSRPKQPNNNHKRDECHGQDCGQLWKYPRTNPKWEWDDDYCFRKKWYICQLPTLC
- the LOC144437784 gene encoding salivary C-type lectin 2-like isoform X2 encodes the protein MKVYLQVGMWLAFIAFIHIALVNGNESICLDGVSFVLVKEKVSWENAKEDCQSRFEGKLAVLADLNLDGLMKQYLKASDIAQITNVKGIWIGFNDRKKEGEFGWIDGTPWSYTNWHSRPKQPNNNHKRDECHGQDCGQLWKYPRTNPKWEWDDDYCFRKKWYICQLPTLC